A single genomic interval of Spirosoma taeanense harbors:
- a CDS encoding YjjG family noncanonical pyrimidine nucleotidase, with product MKYKHLFFDLDHTLWDFDRNSAESIAELFETFRLVDVGIASAAEFSRHFIAINKKLWADYDKNLITHAYIREHRFPLVFQALGVQEHTLCTDLNTEYLRLLPRKPHLLESAREVLEYLKDRYTMHIITNGFAEIQAIKMDSAEIAHFFTNVITSENANAKKPDPLVFQYAMEVSGTNASESLMIGDNYEADILGAKSVGLDTVFYNTAAASVDDPPTYDIRHWKELMAIL from the coding sequence ATGAAGTATAAACACCTTTTTTTCGACCTCGACCATACATTGTGGGATTTTGACCGAAACTCGGCGGAGTCCATCGCTGAACTGTTCGAAACGTTTCGCCTGGTTGATGTGGGGATTGCCTCCGCAGCTGAATTCAGCAGGCATTTCATTGCCATCAATAAAAAGCTCTGGGCCGATTACGACAAAAACCTGATTACCCATGCCTACATCCGCGAACACCGGTTTCCATTGGTGTTCCAGGCGCTGGGGGTCCAGGAACACACGCTTTGCACCGATCTGAATACAGAGTACCTGCGGCTACTGCCCCGTAAACCGCATTTGCTGGAGTCGGCCCGCGAGGTGCTGGAATATTTAAAAGATCGCTACACGATGCACATCATCACGAACGGCTTTGCTGAAATTCAGGCCATTAAGATGGATAGTGCCGAGATTGCGCATTTTTTCACGAACGTCATTACGAGCGAAAACGCCAACGCCAAAAAGCCAGACCCGCTGGTTTTTCAGTATGCCATGGAGGTTAGCGGAACCAACGCATCCGAAAGTCTGATGATTGGCGATAATTACGAAGCTGACATTCTGGGCGCTAAAAGCGTCGGGCTGGACACCGTATTCTACAACACGGCAGCCGCCAGTGTGGACGATCCGCCAACCTACGACATCCGGCACTGGAAAGAGCTAATGGCGATTTTGTAA
- a CDS encoding (2Fe-2S) ferredoxin domain-containing protein produces MKYKKHVFICNNQKVAPKKSCGEAHGNELVDAFKTALAERGLLKDMRAQRTGCLDACAFGPTLVVYPEGTYYGNVQLSDVDEIVDSHLVNNQPVERLRLDF; encoded by the coding sequence ATGAAATACAAAAAGCACGTTTTTATCTGCAACAATCAGAAAGTTGCGCCCAAGAAATCCTGCGGTGAAGCACACGGCAACGAACTAGTCGACGCGTTTAAGACCGCCCTTGCCGAGCGGGGCTTATTGAAAGATATGCGGGCTCAGCGAACCGGCTGTCTCGACGCCTGCGCCTTTGGCCCGACGCTGGTGGTTTATCCGGAAGGCACGTATTATGGCAACGTACAGCTCTCCGACGTCGACGAAATAGTGGATAGTCATCTGGTGAATAATCAGCCAGTTGAACGACTCCGCCTGGATTTCTAA
- a CDS encoding class I SAM-dependent methyltransferase, with translation MQLVVSPENPLEWFALRANLVAIPILHVQIMPVLAKAVLEAADKGVFEAAKDGPKTLDELVSILNLNRKALGELMGLLTAMGYFTFKKDRFTLTRMARRFALKDDPLSVYGMMIFNNRVVWDWMSHLGEYLKTGKGVQYHDTLSPEQWRYYQEAMVAASNNEAREFGRRAPVPKSATRMLDIGGSHGQHSVVLCRKLPALTSVILDLPPAIEQAAPLLAQQGMGERVQHQSGNALTDDFGDAQFDIILLSSLAHHFTPEQNQLVANKVARALRPGGVFIVNEFIRPEIGAKPELLGGSTDLFYGLSSTAGNYSIAEIQHWQQTAGLKRYKVVRYTTVPGRAMVVAKK, from the coding sequence ATGCAGCTTGTTGTTTCGCCCGAAAACCCGCTTGAGTGGTTTGCCCTTCGCGCTAATCTTGTCGCTATTCCAATTCTCCACGTTCAGATCATGCCCGTACTGGCGAAGGCCGTACTCGAAGCCGCCGATAAAGGCGTGTTCGAAGCCGCCAAAGACGGGCCTAAAACACTCGACGAATTAGTCAGCATACTGAATCTGAATCGTAAAGCCTTAGGCGAACTCATGGGCCTGCTCACGGCGATGGGGTATTTTACGTTCAAAAAAGACCGGTTTACTTTGACACGCATGGCCCGGCGCTTCGCGCTCAAAGATGATCCTTTGTCGGTGTACGGCATGATGATTTTTAACAACCGGGTCGTCTGGGACTGGATGAGCCACCTCGGCGAATACCTGAAAACGGGAAAAGGCGTTCAATACCACGACACGCTATCCCCAGAGCAGTGGCGCTACTATCAGGAAGCGATGGTGGCCGCCAGCAACAACGAAGCGCGGGAGTTTGGCCGCCGGGCACCCGTCCCCAAATCGGCCACCCGGATGCTGGACATCGGCGGCTCACATGGGCAACACTCGGTGGTGCTATGCCGGAAACTACCGGCTCTTACGTCTGTTATTCTGGATCTGCCACCCGCCATTGAGCAGGCGGCCCCGTTGCTGGCTCAGCAGGGTATGGGCGAGCGCGTTCAGCACCAGTCCGGCAACGCCCTGACCGACGATTTTGGCGACGCTCAGTTCGATATTATTCTATTATCGAGTCTGGCGCACCATTTTACGCCGGAGCAGAATCAGCTGGTCGCGAATAAAGTCGCCAGGGCGTTACGGCCGGGGGGCGTCTTTATTGTCAATGAGTTTATTCGTCCTGAAATCGGCGCTAAACCCGAACTGCTGGGCGGCAGTACCGACCTCTTCTATGGTCTGAGCAGCACAGCGGGTAACTATTCCATCGCCGAAATCCAGCACTGGCAGCAAACGGCGGGCCTGAAACGGTATAAGGTTGTCCGGTACACGACAGTACCCGGCCGGGCAATGGTCGTGGCGAAGAAATGA
- a CDS encoding AraC family transcriptional regulator, with product MKALFEKVTIAEQSSLLVRRFQLPYFDAPWHYHPEYELTFIARGYGQRFVGDHVEPFLAGDLVLLGPDLPHFWRSDETFYQPDNPERSESVVAQFPASLIQNGLLTLPEAKPVLHLLERARYGLRFSPAVSAEVAPQMQMLVNRTDFDQLLNLLTILNRLAADHEASLLASDGYRLAPSEAETERMKRVLEYVLAHFREEMRIEQIASVAGMSSAAFCRYFKKKTRKSFVEYVNELRIGNARKLLANNDLSVAQVGLECGFNNISHFHRQFKLHTGVTPLRYQVLSRSK from the coding sequence TTGAAAGCGTTATTCGAAAAAGTAACCATCGCCGAGCAAAGCTCTCTGCTCGTCCGGCGCTTTCAACTGCCTTATTTCGATGCTCCCTGGCATTACCACCCGGAGTATGAACTGACGTTTATTGCCCGTGGCTACGGGCAGCGGTTTGTCGGCGATCATGTCGAGCCGTTTCTGGCGGGCGACCTGGTTTTGCTGGGCCCTGACCTGCCCCACTTCTGGCGCAGCGACGAAACCTTTTATCAGCCTGATAATCCAGAACGGTCCGAATCGGTGGTGGCGCAATTTCCGGCCAGCCTGATTCAGAACGGTCTCCTAACCCTACCCGAAGCCAAGCCGGTGCTGCACCTGCTCGAGCGTGCCCGCTACGGACTGCGATTCAGCCCGGCAGTAAGCGCGGAAGTGGCTCCGCAGATGCAGATGCTAGTAAACCGAACAGACTTTGATCAACTCTTAAACCTGCTGACTATTCTAAACCGGCTGGCGGCTGATCACGAGGCCAGCCTACTGGCCAGCGACGGCTACCGACTGGCTCCCAGCGAAGCCGAAACCGAGCGCATGAAGCGGGTACTGGAGTATGTGCTGGCGCATTTCAGGGAAGAGATGCGTATTGAGCAGATAGCTTCCGTAGCGGGTATGTCATCGGCGGCTTTCTGCCGGTACTTCAAGAAAAAAACCCGCAAGTCGTTTGTGGAATACGTCAACGAACTTCGTATTGGCAACGCCCGCAAACTACTGGCCAACAACGACCTGAGCGTTGCGCAGGTGGGTCTGGAATGCGGCTTCAATAACATTTCTCATTTTCACCGGCAGTTCAAACTTCATACCGGCGTTACGCCCTTACGCTATCAGGTGTTGTCGCGCAGCAAATAA
- a CDS encoding phytanoyl-CoA dioxygenase family protein, translating into MDTLVSNAVLRRELDAPFEVSAEAIEFYQKNGYVKLKNVLSPEVLAYYGDIITELVFRLNTLIKPMEERTTYERAFLQIMNLWREDDRAKEFVFSKRLAKIATDLMGVQGVRLYHDQALYKEPSGGITPWHADQFYWPLATPKTVTVWIPLQETPMEMGPLAFAEGSQHVEIGRNLEISDESEQLLSEALQRENFPLNDTPFELGEVSFHAGWTFHRAGPNVSSQPRKVMTMIYMDKDQTITKPRNRYQQDDWQTWLDSFPVGSRPESEKNPVLFSY; encoded by the coding sequence ATGGATACGTTAGTGAGCAATGCTGTTTTGCGCCGGGAGTTGGACGCGCCGTTTGAGGTGAGCGCCGAAGCCATTGAGTTTTACCAGAAGAACGGCTACGTAAAGCTGAAAAACGTTCTAAGTCCCGAAGTGCTTGCCTATTACGGCGATATCATTACGGAACTAGTCTTTCGGCTAAATACGCTCATTAAGCCGATGGAAGAGCGCACGACCTACGAACGGGCGTTCCTACAAATCATGAACCTCTGGCGCGAAGACGACCGGGCGAAAGAGTTTGTCTTCTCAAAACGGCTCGCTAAAATCGCCACCGATCTGATGGGCGTTCAGGGCGTTCGGCTTTACCACGATCAGGCGCTGTATAAAGAACCATCGGGCGGCATTACGCCCTGGCATGCCGACCAGTTCTACTGGCCGCTGGCTACGCCCAAAACCGTTACAGTCTGGATTCCGCTGCAGGAAACGCCGATGGAGATGGGGCCGCTCGCCTTTGCCGAGGGCAGCCAGCATGTCGAAATTGGCCGCAACCTGGAGATCAGCGACGAAAGCGAGCAGTTGCTTTCCGAAGCGCTGCAGCGCGAAAACTTTCCGCTCAACGATACGCCGTTTGAACTGGGTGAAGTCAGTTTTCATGCGGGCTGGACCTTCCACCGGGCAGGCCCGAACGTATCAAGCCAACCCCGGAAGGTGATGACCATGATCTACATGGACAAGGACCAGACCATTACAAAGCCCCGGAACCGCTACCAGCAGGACGACTGGCAGACCTGGCTTGATAGCTTCCCGGTTGGGAGCAGACCCGAAAGCGAGAAAAACCCGGTTCTGTTCAGTTACTAA
- a CDS encoding Gfo/Idh/MocA family protein, with protein sequence MQSNRRFFIKSLSAASALAATQSLAKPLGFNYIPNLMKVSPNDKIRIATIGMGIQGNYDTRAALRNPDVELVAVADLYDGRLEHAKTAFGQDKALFTTRDYREILVRPDVDAVLVVTPDHWHDHITIAALKAGKNVYCEKPMVQHINEGKAVIDAWKKSGKTMQVGSQRISSAAFQEAKRMVQAGEIGQINYIESNNDRFNAIGAWNYSIPPDASPTTLDWDRFLGDAPKRPFDAKRFFRWRNYRDYGTGVAGDLFVHLITGVHYVTNSLGPNRIFSSGNLAYWKDGRDVPDVMTSIMDYPKTDQHEAFQMVLRVNFANAGKINDVTRIIGNEGQIEFSENNLILTKKKLPIAPGYGNYDSFFTFTEPVQQEFVRQYDAKYPPETRTAEPVKEVRFEAPKDDDAHAKHFGDFFKNVRAGSQGTIEDPVFGFRAAAPVLACNESYFEHKVVNWDPVTMTKKPSTEAPAKSTKKPATTARRT encoded by the coding sequence ATGCAATCCAACCGACGTTTCTTTATAAAAAGTCTGTCGGCGGCTTCGGCCCTGGCCGCTACCCAGAGTCTGGCAAAACCACTCGGTTTTAACTACATCCCCAACCTGATGAAAGTCAGTCCGAACGACAAGATCCGGATTGCGACCATCGGCATGGGTATCCAGGGCAACTACGACACCCGGGCGGCTCTGCGCAACCCCGACGTAGAGTTGGTAGCCGTCGCCGATTTATACGACGGTCGGCTTGAACACGCCAAAACAGCTTTTGGTCAGGACAAAGCCCTGTTCACTACCCGAGATTACCGCGAGATTCTGGTCCGGCCCGATGTCGACGCCGTTCTGGTCGTAACGCCCGATCACTGGCACGATCACATCACCATTGCGGCCCTGAAGGCAGGCAAGAACGTGTACTGCGAGAAGCCCATGGTGCAGCACATCAACGAAGGCAAAGCGGTCATCGACGCCTGGAAGAAGTCGGGCAAGACCATGCAGGTTGGCAGTCAGCGGATCAGCAGCGCAGCGTTCCAGGAAGCCAAACGGATGGTGCAGGCGGGCGAAATCGGTCAGATCAACTATATCGAGTCCAACAACGACCGTTTCAACGCCATTGGGGCCTGGAACTACTCTATTCCACCCGATGCCTCACCGACCACGCTGGACTGGGATCGGTTTCTGGGCGACGCACCCAAGCGGCCGTTTGATGCCAAGCGGTTTTTCCGGTGGCGGAATTATCGGGACTACGGCACGGGCGTAGCCGGCGACCTGTTTGTTCACCTCATCACGGGCGTTCATTACGTCACGAACTCGCTGGGACCAAACCGGATTTTCTCATCGGGCAACCTCGCCTACTGGAAAGACGGTCGCGACGTACCCGACGTAATGACCAGCATCATGGATTACCCCAAAACCGATCAGCACGAAGCATTCCAGATGGTGCTGCGGGTGAACTTCGCCAATGCGGGTAAAATCAACGACGTAACCCGGATCATCGGCAACGAAGGACAAATCGAGTTTTCGGAGAATAATCTGATTCTGACCAAGAAGAAACTGCCCATTGCACCAGGCTACGGCAACTACGACAGCTTCTTCACCTTTACCGAACCCGTGCAGCAGGAGTTCGTGCGGCAATACGACGCGAAGTACCCGCCCGAAACCCGCACGGCCGAACCTGTTAAGGAAGTCAGGTTTGAAGCCCCCAAAGACGACGATGCCCACGCCAAGCATTTCGGGGACTTCTTCAAGAACGTTCGCGCAGGCAGTCAGGGCACTATCGAAGATCCAGTTTTTGGTTTCCGAGCAGCCGCTCCCGTGCTGGCCTGCAACGAAAGCTATTTCGAGCACAAAGTTGTGAACTGGGACCCCGTTACGATGACCAAGAAACCATCTACCGAAGCCCCGGCCAAAAGCACGAAAAAACCGGCAACTACGGCCCGACGGACGTAG
- a CDS encoding YncE family protein, which yields MVPLFFARFRWVGVLLVFFTAASFMPDPGTGLATVRKSARRYLYVAAPGIRNYLEYGGHGILIYDIDNGHRFVRRIPTAGLDKEGKPLNVKGVGVSLATQCIYVSTISSLQCVDLVTGKMRWEKEYEGGCDRMAISPDGKTIYLPSFEKEHWHVVDAMTGNVLKKIITNSGAHNTLYGLDGSQVYLAGLRSPYMTVVDTRTGSTHQVGPFSASIRPFTVNGRQTLLFANVNELLGFEVGDLTTGKMLHRVEVAGFQRGPVKRHGCPSHGIGLTPDEKEIWLADATNQRVHVFDATVMPPKQLGNVAMRDQPGWITFSLDGRYAYPSTGEVVDVKTKKIVATLQDEQGRPVQSEKVVEIHFDGHTPIRAGDQFGVGRVTKEIR from the coding sequence ATGGTTCCTTTATTCTTCGCCCGGTTTCGGTGGGTAGGCGTCCTGCTGGTATTTTTTACTGCTGCGTCGTTTATGCCTGATCCAGGCACTGGACTGGCAACAGTCCGGAAGTCCGCCCGACGGTATCTCTACGTTGCCGCACCGGGCATACGAAACTATCTGGAATATGGTGGGCATGGGATTCTGATCTATGATATTGATAATGGCCACCGCTTCGTCCGGCGAATCCCAACGGCTGGCCTCGATAAAGAAGGCAAGCCGCTGAACGTAAAAGGTGTCGGCGTAAGTTTAGCCACCCAGTGCATTTACGTTAGTACAATCAGCTCGCTTCAATGTGTCGATCTGGTTACGGGCAAAATGCGATGGGAAAAAGAGTATGAGGGCGGCTGCGACCGGATGGCTATCTCGCCCGATGGAAAAACCATCTACCTGCCTTCATTCGAAAAAGAGCACTGGCACGTTGTGGATGCAATGACGGGGAATGTGCTGAAAAAAATTATAACCAATTCCGGCGCGCACAACACGCTATACGGTTTGGATGGGTCACAGGTGTATCTGGCCGGACTACGCTCCCCCTATATGACGGTAGTCGATACCCGCACTGGTTCGACGCATCAGGTTGGTCCGTTTAGTGCCAGCATCCGCCCCTTTACGGTCAATGGTCGGCAAACGCTTCTGTTTGCGAATGTTAACGAACTGCTGGGGTTTGAAGTGGGTGATCTGACAACTGGCAAGATGCTGCACCGGGTGGAGGTCGCCGGATTTCAGCGAGGGCCGGTGAAGCGGCATGGCTGCCCTAGCCACGGCATTGGCTTAACGCCGGACGAAAAAGAAATCTGGCTAGCCGATGCGACTAACCAGCGCGTCCATGTATTCGACGCGACGGTTATGCCGCCTAAACAGCTCGGCAATGTGGCGATGCGCGATCAGCCCGGCTGGATAACCTTCAGTCTGGATGGCCGTTATGCTTACCCTTCCACCGGCGAAGTAGTTGACGTAAAAACAAAGAAAATTGTAGCAACTCTTCAGGATGAGCAGGGCCGACCCGTGCAAAGCGAGAAAGTAGTTGAAATTCACTTCGATGGCCATACCCCCATTCGGGCAGGTGACCAGTTTGGCGTAGGCCGGGTAACTAAAGAAATAAGGTAA
- a CDS encoding MFS transporter, with translation MVDHPKTEQQSLAQQLLQLPVLVAALGYLVDMYDLFLFSVVRVPSLKALGTVPDRLLPDGIMLLNMQMAGMLLGGIFWGVLGDKRGRLSVLFGSILIYSLANIGNGLITNLSQYALLRFVAGVGLAGELGAGVTLVTEVLPKQIRGYGTTIVATMGVLGAIMAYFVADLFDWRNSYFVGGGLGLLLLILRVNVFESRIFQTVKERQVKRGDLLMLFSSKTRLLKYLQCILVGLPIWFVVGILITFSPEFGQAMGLSAPVVAGKAVMLSFTGQVFGDVASGLLSQRLKSRKKAIEGFIFLSLAFVLVYLLVPLQDIDTFYLVCVFLGFANGYWALFVTIAAELFGTNLRATVATTVPNFVRGAVIPLTSLFVLGKSYFGVLNSALGVGLLTIVLSLAALSFMEETFHKDLNYVETD, from the coding sequence ATGGTCGACCACCCCAAAACGGAGCAACAGAGTCTTGCCCAACAGTTGTTGCAGCTTCCGGTGCTGGTAGCCGCGCTGGGTTATTTAGTGGACATGTACGACCTGTTTCTATTCAGCGTCGTGCGGGTGCCCAGCCTGAAAGCCTTAGGCACGGTTCCGGACCGACTCCTTCCCGACGGGATCATGCTGCTGAACATGCAGATGGCCGGTATGCTGCTGGGCGGCATTTTCTGGGGCGTTCTGGGCGATAAGCGGGGCCGCCTGTCCGTGCTGTTCGGCTCGATTCTGATTTATTCGCTGGCTAACATCGGTAATGGGCTCATAACCAACCTGAGCCAGTACGCCCTGCTTCGGTTTGTGGCAGGCGTGGGCCTGGCCGGAGAGTTAGGTGCCGGAGTTACGTTAGTGACCGAAGTGCTCCCGAAGCAGATACGTGGCTATGGCACCACCATTGTTGCCACCATGGGCGTTCTGGGCGCGATTATGGCCTATTTTGTTGCCGACCTGTTCGACTGGCGTAATTCGTATTTCGTTGGTGGTGGGCTGGGCCTGCTCTTGCTTATTCTGCGGGTCAATGTGTTTGAATCGCGCATTTTTCAAACCGTAAAAGAGCGGCAGGTAAAGCGTGGCGACCTGCTGATGCTGTTCTCCAGTAAAACCCGTCTGTTGAAATACCTGCAGTGCATTCTGGTTGGGCTCCCCATCTGGTTCGTGGTTGGTATTCTCATTACGTTCTCGCCGGAGTTTGGGCAGGCAATGGGGCTTTCAGCACCGGTGGTAGCAGGCAAGGCCGTTATGCTGTCGTTTACGGGGCAGGTATTCGGCGATGTAGCCAGTGGTTTACTGAGCCAGCGCCTGAAAAGCCGGAAAAAGGCTATTGAGGGCTTTATTTTCCTGTCGCTGGCCTTTGTGCTGGTTTATCTGCTGGTACCCTTACAGGATATTGACACATTCTATCTGGTCTGCGTTTTTCTGGGTTTTGCGAACGGCTACTGGGCCCTGTTCGTAACCATCGCGGCCGAACTATTTGGCACCAACTTACGGGCCACGGTGGCCACAACGGTTCCCAACTTTGTGCGGGGCGCGGTCATTCCACTAACATCGCTGTTTGTGCTGGGCAAAAGCTATTTTGGCGTGCTCAATAGCGCCCTGGGGGTCGGGCTTTTAACGATTGTCCTGTCGCTGGCAGCGTTAAGCTTTATGGAAGAAACCTTCCATAAAGACCTGAATTACGTTGAGACCGATTAA
- a CDS encoding Gfo/Idh/MocA family protein, with protein MNNQSDSRRKFLKTAATGSLAVLSMPTIIPAHAFGANDRVRVAVIGVNGRGTDHIAGFSKLPNVEVVTLCDVDKNILAKRASEFETKYGRKVQQIEDLRQVYDDKNIDAVSIATPNHWHSLAAIWACQAGKDVYVEKPGSHNLREGRKMVEAANKYKRIVQHGVQLRSSTAIQEAIKHLRDGLIGKVYMARGIVYKWRPDIGNQGPSPVPEGLNWDIWQGPAQAKQFSKNYVHYNWHWFWDYGNGDIGNQGIHETDLCMWGLDVGLPEEITSAGGKFLWSDCKETPETLTSFYKYPKEGKVIQFEVRPWMTNKEDGVEIGNIFYGDKGYMVVNGYNDYKTFLGKERTPGPAGHAGGDHYLNFIEAVRARDKSKLNGPVETAHLSSGIAHLGNIAYRLGRTLKFDPKKEEFLGDSEANAMLSRKYRAPYTVPQHV; from the coding sequence ATGAACAACCAATCCGATTCCCGCAGGAAATTTCTTAAAACGGCCGCTACCGGCTCGCTGGCGGTGCTGAGTATGCCAACCATCATTCCCGCGCACGCCTTTGGCGCAAACGACCGGGTTCGGGTAGCCGTTATCGGCGTAAACGGGCGCGGCACCGACCATATCGCCGGTTTCTCAAAACTCCCGAATGTTGAAGTCGTTACTCTGTGCGACGTCGATAAGAATATTCTGGCGAAGCGGGCGAGTGAGTTTGAAACCAAGTACGGTCGAAAGGTGCAGCAGATTGAAGACCTGCGCCAGGTTTACGACGACAAGAATATCGACGCCGTCAGTATCGCTACGCCCAACCACTGGCATTCGCTGGCGGCCATCTGGGCGTGTCAGGCCGGCAAAGATGTGTACGTTGAAAAACCCGGTTCGCACAACCTCCGCGAAGGCCGGAAAATGGTGGAGGCCGCCAACAAATACAAGCGTATCGTTCAGCACGGCGTGCAGTTGCGCAGCTCAACGGCTATCCAGGAAGCTATCAAGCACCTGCGCGACGGCCTGATTGGCAAGGTGTATATGGCGCGGGGAATTGTTTACAAATGGCGGCCTGACATCGGCAATCAGGGTCCTTCGCCTGTGCCGGAAGGACTGAACTGGGACATCTGGCAGGGACCGGCCCAGGCTAAGCAGTTCAGCAAAAACTACGTGCATTACAATTGGCACTGGTTCTGGGATTACGGCAACGGCGATATTGGTAACCAGGGCATCCACGAAACCGACCTCTGCATGTGGGGACTGGACGTTGGACTGCCGGAAGAGATTACGTCAGCGGGCGGCAAGTTCCTATGGAGTGACTGCAAGGAAACGCCCGAAACGCTGACATCCTTCTACAAATACCCGAAAGAAGGTAAGGTGATTCAGTTTGAAGTTCGCCCCTGGATGACCAACAAAGAAGACGGCGTAGAAATCGGCAACATCTTCTATGGCGATAAAGGCTATATGGTCGTCAACGGTTACAACGACTACAAAACCTTCCTGGGCAAAGAACGCACACCGGGACCAGCCGGACACGCGGGTGGCGATCATTACCTGAACTTCATCGAAGCCGTTCGGGCGCGTGATAAGTCGAAACTTAACGGACCCGTCGAAACCGCGCACCTGTCGTCGGGTATTGCGCATCTCGGCAATATCGCGTATCGCTTAGGCCGGACGCTGAAGTTTGACCCCAAGAAAGAAGAGTTCCTGGGCGACTCGGAAGCCAACGCCATGCTGAGCCGCAAATACCGCGCACCGTACACCGTTCCTCAGCACGTATAA
- a CDS encoding 3-ketoacyl-ACP reductase, which translates to MKKVAFITGGSRGIGYGIAEHLARAGFDLAINGVRPEEAAREALDSLRTVGAEVLYCQGDVASTETRRTMLDNIRSHFGRLNVLVNNAGVAPKERRDILEATEESFQYVLTTNLQGAYFLTQAAANWMIEQKSEQSDFTGCIVNVSSISATVASVNRGEYCVAKAGLSMTTQLFAARLGEFDIPVYEVRPGIIRTDMTAGVTSKYDKLIDDGLCVQKRWGYPDDVGRAVAALARGDFPYSTGQVILIDGGLTLPRL; encoded by the coding sequence ATGAAAAAAGTAGCGTTCATCACGGGTGGCAGCCGCGGCATTGGCTACGGCATTGCCGAACACCTCGCCAGAGCTGGATTTGATTTAGCAATCAACGGCGTACGACCGGAGGAAGCGGCCCGCGAAGCGCTGGACAGTTTGCGAACCGTGGGCGCCGAGGTGCTTTACTGTCAGGGCGACGTGGCCTCAACGGAAACCCGACGCACGATGCTGGATAACATCCGGTCGCATTTCGGGCGGTTGAACGTCCTGGTCAATAACGCGGGGGTAGCTCCGAAAGAACGGCGGGACATTCTGGAAGCGACGGAAGAAAGCTTTCAGTACGTCCTGACTACCAACCTGCAGGGAGCTTATTTTCTAACCCAGGCTGCTGCCAACTGGATGATTGAGCAGAAATCGGAGCAATCGGATTTTACGGGTTGCATCGTCAATGTGTCGTCCATATCAGCAACGGTTGCGTCGGTTAACCGGGGAGAGTACTGCGTAGCAAAAGCAGGGCTGAGCATGACCACACAGTTGTTTGCGGCCCGGCTGGGTGAATTTGACATACCGGTCTATGAAGTTCGGCCGGGAATTATCCGAACCGATATGACGGCGGGCGTAACCAGTAAATACGATAAGCTGATTGACGATGGCCTTTGCGTCCAGAAACGCTGGGGCTATCCCGACGACGTAGGCCGGGCCGTAGCCGCGCTGGCTCGTGGCGACTTCCCCTACTCAACAGGCCAGGTCATTCTAATTGACGGTGGATTGACTCTGCCGAGGTTATGA